The Triticum aestivum cultivar Chinese Spring chromosome 7B, IWGSC CS RefSeq v2.1, whole genome shotgun sequence genome window below encodes:
- the LOC123156663 gene encoding pheromone receptor transcription activator-like has product MWLANNTRKSLVFCRYLCFLFVVVSFFLFVHISMPRKERRSGVAYIHNDKDRDLTFYKRRSGLFKRATDISALTRARVAVVLETNNGKMHSFGTPLADPIVDAFLFGAPPAVPSANEATTARIGSLQNEVAQLDMENKTEEDQNQLSILRMKSIQEENPSMVANLLFTKEQDLGLEDLNKLFNELSRVQKDIRCRLPPLHGGEAKTSVTCVAQDLQLPSVLSTDHLGTTHSLMQSSWPHNLSQLQLPGDPLPSQPEQTSAPMFPMQVPQMFDFAPPSLAPHLASHVQPIPNQSHEQTQPEELHVQNYESPCNIVQPQQSDANHDSTSGQNLEASPLLGYSSGNAFSIDDPFNTEQWGYALSDQSFYNSFLGIDDYLGSSGTDLGQSSMVNGGWVDVPPSSTGQDIDGLIDYGEIL; this is encoded by the coding sequence ATGTGGTTAGCCAACAATACTCGTAAATCTCTAGTTTTCTGTAGGTACTTGTGCTTCCTATTTGTAGTAGTAAGTTTCTTCCTCTTTGTCCACATTAGTATGCCGAGGAAAGAGCGGCGGTCAGGTGTGGCATACATCCATAATGACAAAGATCGTGATCTCACCTTCTACAAGCGACGTTCTGGTTTGTTCAAGAGGGCGACCGACATCTCTGCCCTCACTAGGGCTAGGGTTGCAGTCGTCCTAGAGACAAACAATGGAAAGATGCACTCATTTGGGACGCCATTGGCCGATCCCATTGTTGATGCTTTCCTATTTGGAGCTCCACCAGCAGTTCCCTCCGCCAATGAGGCAACCACTGCCAGGATTGGAAGCCTACAAAACGAGGTGGCTCAGTTGGACATGGAGAACAAGACCGAGGAAGACCAAAACCAACTTTCCATACTTCGTATGAAAAGTATCCAAGAAGAGAATCCAAGTATGGTGGCAAATCTTTTATTCACGAAGGAACAAGATCTCGGTCTGGAAGATCTAAATAAGCTCTTCAATGAGCTCTCTCGGGTCCAAAAAGACATTAGATGCCGGCTACCTCCATTGCATGGTGGTGAAGCCAAGACCAGTGTCACATGTGTGGCACAAGATCTGCAACTACCAAGTGTTCTGTCGACGGATCATTTGGGTACTACTCATTCACTAATGCAGTCATCATGGCCTCACAATCTCTCACAACTCCAGCTACCTGGAGATCCACTACCATCACAACCAGAACAAACTTCGGCACCAATGTTTCCTATGCAGGTACCACAAATGTTTGATTTTGCACCACCATCTTTAGCCCCACACTTGGCTTCCCATGTCCAACCCATACCAAATCAGTCACATGAGCAAACTCAACCAGAGGAGTTGCATGTTCAGAACTATGAAAGTCCTTGCAACATAGTGCAACCACAACAAAGTGATGCAAACCACGACTCAACATCTGGGCAGAATTTGGAGGCCTCTCCACTATTGGGGTACtcgagtggcaatgccttttctatTGATGACCCATTTAACACTGAACAATGGGGTTATGCTCTATCAGATCAGTCGTTCTACAATAGTTTCCTAGGGATAGATGATTACTTAGGCTCTAGCGGTACCGATCTAGGACAGTCTTCCATGGTAAATGGTGGATGGGTTGATGTGCCACCCTCTTCCACTGGACAAGATATTGATGGTCTTATAGACTATGGAGAGATTTTGTAG
- the LOC123158766 gene encoding UDP-glycosyltransferase 91D1-like has translation MRWLDEQPARSVIYVVFGSEASAPLTRRHVRERELGLELAGARFLWALRGPSAALLPDGFEERVGGRGVVRVGWVPQVRILARGAVGAFLTHAGLSSLTESFLFGHPLVMLPLSLDQSVTARGMEERGVALEVPRDEGDGSFGRDDVATTVRRVMAEGGEGKAFARNARKLQAVLWNRAKQDEYYVDDLVDHLLRLRL, from the exons ATGCGTTGGCTGGACGAGCAGCCGGCGAGGTCAGTGATCTACGTCGTGTTCGGGAGCGAGGCGTCGGCGCCGCTGACACGCCGCCACGTCCGCGAGCGAGAGCTGGGGCTAGAGCTCGCGGGCGCGCGGTTCCTCTGGGCGCTGCGGGGGCCAAGCGCCGCCCTGCTCCCGGACGGGTTCGAGGAGCGCGTGGGCGGGCGCGGCGTGGTGCGCGTGGGGTGGGTGCCGCAGGTGCGCATCCTCGCGCGCGGCGCGGTGGGCGCGTTCCTGACGCACGCTGGGCTGAGCTCGCTCACGGAGAGTTTCCTATTCGGCCACCCGCTGGTGATGCTGCCGCTGTCCCTGGACCAGAGCGTGACGGCCCGCGGCATGGAGGAGAGGGGCGTCGCCCTGGAGGTGCCCAGGGACGAGGGCGACGGGTCATTCGGCAGGGACGACGTGGCCACGACGGTGCGGCGGGTGATGGCGGAGGGCGGGGAAGGGAAGGCGTTCGCGCGCAACGCCAGGAAGCTCCAGGCGGTGCTCTGGAACAGAGCGAAGCAGGACGAGTAT TACGTCGACGATCTGGTGGACCACTTGCTGCGCCTGCGCCTGTGA